In Enterobacter cloacae, the following are encoded in one genomic region:
- a CDS encoding multidrug transporter produces the protein MKRSFILSLSAPLVFILAACAPEHSTVSPVKTQTTVASVNTHLRRTDWPKNEWWKDYNDPELNSLIAKALNDAPDMQIARQRITLAEAQAKATMAADGPHIDFSADAERQKMSAEGLMGPFAITDPAAGTTGPWYTNGTFGLTAGWDLDLWGKNRAQVEARIGKVNAQNAEMEQTRQLLASSVARLYWEWQTQAAVGDVLADIKQEQENIIGADRELYQHGINSSVEGVETDINASKTEEQLAEVKGKMKAVEARLEALTNSTSMTLTRHALPAPEAALPTMLGYELLARRPDLQAAHWYIEASMSEVDAARAAFYPDVNLMAFLQQDALHLSDLFRSSAQQMGVTAGLTLPIFDSGRLNANLDIAQAQNNLSIANYNKAVVDAVNQVARTASEVETLTAKNQHQQQVEKDAARVVALAQARFSAGIIAGSRVSEAKIPAFREHIAGLMLQGQYVDATLQLTSALGGGYHHG, from the coding sequence ATGAAACGTTCCTTTATTTTATCTCTGAGTGCTCCCCTCGTCTTTATTCTGGCCGCCTGTGCGCCAGAACATTCCACAGTATCGCCTGTTAAAACACAAACCACAGTGGCTTCGGTAAATACGCATTTACGTCGTACTGACTGGCCGAAAAATGAATGGTGGAAAGACTATAACGACCCCGAGCTTAATTCGCTGATTGCGAAAGCATTGAATGATGCGCCAGATATGCAAATTGCCCGGCAGCGCATCACGCTGGCAGAAGCTCAGGCAAAAGCCACGATGGCTGCCGACGGCCCACACATTGATTTTTCGGCTGATGCTGAACGCCAGAAAATGTCGGCTGAGGGGTTAATGGGGCCATTTGCCATCACCGACCCGGCTGCTGGCACCACCGGGCCGTGGTACACCAACGGGACATTTGGCCTGACTGCTGGCTGGGATCTTGATCTGTGGGGCAAAAACCGTGCGCAGGTTGAAGCCCGTATTGGCAAGGTGAATGCGCAAAATGCAGAGATGGAACAAACGCGTCAACTGCTTGCCAGCAGCGTCGCGCGGCTGTACTGGGAGTGGCAAACTCAGGCCGCCGTGGGAGATGTCCTCGCAGATATCAAACAAGAGCAGGAGAATATTATTGGTGCCGACCGCGAGCTCTACCAGCACGGGATAAACTCCTCCGTGGAAGGGGTCGAAACGGACATTAACGCCAGCAAAACCGAGGAACAGCTGGCGGAAGTAAAGGGAAAAATGAAAGCCGTTGAGGCGCGTCTGGAAGCGTTAACCAACAGCACCTCAATGACGCTCACCCGCCATGCATTACCTGCACCAGAGGCTGCGCTGCCGACGATGCTGGGTTATGAACTGCTGGCGCGTCGACCCGATCTCCAGGCCGCTCACTGGTATATCGAAGCGTCCATGAGCGAGGTGGATGCTGCCAGAGCGGCTTTCTATCCCGATGTGAATCTGATGGCGTTCTTACAACAGGATGCCCTGCATCTGAGCGATCTGTTCCGCTCTTCGGCTCAGCAAATGGGCGTGACAGCCGGACTGACGTTGCCGATTTTTGACAGCGGCAGGCTGAACGCGAACCTGGATATTGCCCAGGCGCAGAATAATCTCTCCATCGCGAACTACAACAAAGCGGTGGTAGATGCCGTCAACCAGGTGGCGCGAACTGCCAGTGAAGTTGAAACCCTGACGGCGAAAAACCAGCACCAGCAGCAGGTCGAAAAAGATGCTGCGCGTGTTGTGGCGCTGGCACAGGCACGCTTTAGCGCCGGTATCATTGCCGGCTCCCGCGTCAGTGAAGCAAAAATCCCGGCGTTCAGGGAACACATCGCTGGGTTGATGCTGCAAGGGCAATATGTGGACGCCACGCTGCAACTGACGTCGGCACTGGGCGGTGGCTACCATCACGGCTAA
- the dusC gene encoding tRNA-dihydrouridine(16) synthase, with product MRVLLAPMEGVLDSLVRELLTEVNDYDLCVTEFLRVVDMLLPVKSFHRLCPELHNQSRTTSGTLVRIQLLGQYPQWLAENAARAVDLGSYGVDLNCGCPSKLVNGSGGGATLLKDPELIYRGAKAMREAVPSHLPVTVKVRLGWDSDARQFEIADAVQQAGATELVVHGRTKEDGYKADRINWQAIGEIRKRLSIPVIANGEIWDYESAQACLKETGCDAVMIGRGALNVPNLSRMVKYNEPRMPWAEVVTLLQKYSRLEKQGDTGLYHVARIKQWLSYLRKEYSEALGLFQEIRTLQTSADIARVIQSK from the coding sequence ATGCGTGTTTTACTGGCCCCAATGGAAGGCGTGCTCGACTCCCTCGTGCGCGAGCTTCTGACCGAGGTGAATGATTACGATCTCTGCGTGACGGAATTTTTACGCGTGGTCGATATGTTATTGCCGGTAAAATCTTTTCACAGGCTCTGCCCGGAGCTGCACAACCAGAGCCGAACAACATCCGGCACGCTGGTGCGCATTCAGTTGCTGGGCCAGTATCCGCAATGGCTGGCGGAAAATGCCGCCCGTGCGGTGGATCTTGGTTCTTACGGGGTCGATCTCAACTGCGGCTGCCCGTCGAAACTGGTCAACGGCAGCGGCGGTGGGGCAACATTGCTGAAAGATCCTGAGCTGATTTATCGCGGTGCAAAAGCCATGCGTGAAGCTGTACCGTCGCATTTACCGGTGACGGTGAAGGTGCGACTGGGCTGGGACAGCGATGCGCGACAGTTTGAAATAGCCGATGCGGTACAACAGGCGGGTGCAACAGAGTTAGTCGTGCATGGCCGTACCAAAGAGGATGGTTATAAGGCCGATCGCATCAACTGGCAGGCGATTGGCGAGATCCGCAAACGACTCTCTATTCCCGTGATTGCGAATGGCGAAATCTGGGATTACGAGAGCGCACAGGCCTGTCTGAAAGAGACTGGCTGCGATGCGGTAATGATTGGCCGTGGGGCGTTGAATGTGCCGAATCTCAGCCGGATGGTGAAATATAACGAACCGCGCATGCCGTGGGCTGAGGTGGTGACGCTACTGCAAAAATACAGCCGTCTGGAAAAGCAGGGGGATACCGGCTTGTATCATGTTGCACGTATTAAGCAGTGGCTCAGTTATTTGCGCAAAGAGTACAGCGAAGCGTTAGGATTATTCCAGGAGATCCGTACGTTACAGACTTCCGCGGATATTGCGCGGGTGATTCAGTCAAAGTGA
- a CDS encoding UPF0299 membrane protein — protein sequence MSKSLNTIWQYLRAFVLIYACLYAGIFIASLLPITIPGSIIGMLILFVLLALQVLPAKWVNPGCFVLIRYMALLFVPIGVGVMQYYDLLKAQFGPIVVSCAVSTLVVFLVVSWSSHLVHGERKVIGQKGTKQ from the coding sequence ATGAGCAAATCATTGAATACTATCTGGCAATACCTGCGCGCATTCGTCCTGATTTACGCCTGTCTGTACGCCGGGATTTTCATCGCGTCCCTGTTACCTATCACCATTCCCGGCAGCATTATCGGTATGCTGATCCTGTTTGTGCTGCTGGCACTGCAGGTTTTGCCTGCAAAGTGGGTCAACCCTGGCTGCTTCGTTCTCATTCGCTACATGGCGCTACTGTTTGTCCCCATCGGCGTCGGGGTCATGCAATATTACGATTTGCTCAAAGCACAGTTCGGCCCCATTGTCGTCTCCTGCGCGGTCAGTACGCTGGTGGTTTTCCTGGTGGTGAGCTGGAGTTCGCATCTGGTGCATGGCGAACGTAAAGTGATTGGGCAAAAAGGAACAAAGCAATGA
- a CDS encoding CidB/LrgB family autolysis modulator, with translation MMENIWWSLPLTLVVFFAARKLAVRFRMPLLNPLLVAMVVIIPFLLLTGIPYERYFAGSKILNDLLQPAVVALAFPLYEQLHQIRARWKSIITICFVGSLVAMITGTSVALLMGASPQIAASILPKSVTTPIAMAVGGSIGGIPAISAVCVIFVGILGAVFGHTLLNAMRIHTKAARGLAMGTASHALGTARCAELDYQEGAFSSLALVICGIMTSLIAPFLFPIILAVVG, from the coding sequence ATGATGGAGAATATCTGGTGGTCGCTGCCGTTAACCCTGGTGGTGTTCTTCGCCGCGCGTAAACTTGCCGTACGTTTCAGAATGCCATTGCTCAACCCTCTGCTGGTGGCGATGGTGGTGATCATTCCTTTCCTGCTTCTCACCGGCATTCCTTACGAACGCTACTTTGCCGGGAGCAAGATTTTAAACGATCTGCTGCAGCCTGCCGTTGTGGCGCTCGCCTTTCCTTTATATGAACAGTTGCACCAGATCCGTGCCCGCTGGAAGTCCATCATTACTATCTGTTTTGTGGGGAGTCTGGTGGCGATGATTACCGGAACGTCGGTCGCACTGTTGATGGGAGCCTCTCCGCAGATTGCTGCCTCTATTCTGCCAAAATCCGTCACCACGCCAATCGCGATGGCGGTGGGCGGCAGCATCGGCGGTATACCGGCCATCAGCGCCGTATGCGTAATTTTCGTGGGTATTCTTGGTGCGGTATTTGGCCATACCCTGTTGAATGCTATGCGCATTCATACCAAAGCCGCGCGTGGTCTGGCGATGGGGACGGCTTCACACGCCCTGGGTACCGCACGTTGCGCTGAGCTGGATTATCAGGAAGGGGCATTCAGCTCGCTGGCACTGGTCATCTGTGGGATCATGACCTCTCTGATCGCGCCGTTCCTGTTCCCGATCATTCTGGCAGTTGTGGGCTAA
- the cdd gene encoding cytidine deaminase, with product MHPRFQAAFAQLAENLQSALAPVLADEHFPALLTAEQVTLLQQATGLDEDALAFALLPLAAACARADLSHFNVGAIARGVSGTWYFGGNMEFLGATMQQTVHAEQSAISHAWLRGEKALSAITVNYTPCGHCRQFMNELNSGLQLRINLPGRAPHTLGDYLPDAFGPKDLDIKTLLMDEQDHGFALSGDDLSQAAITAANKSHTPYSKSPSGVALQCRDGRIFSGSYAENAAFNPTLPPLQGALNLLNLNGYDYPDIQRAILAEIADAPLIQWDATAATLKALGCSSIERVLLA from the coding sequence ATGCATCCACGTTTTCAAGCTGCTTTCGCCCAGCTTGCAGAGAATTTGCAATCAGCCCTGGCCCCGGTTCTGGCGGATGAGCATTTCCCCGCCCTGCTGACGGCTGAGCAGGTCACTCTGCTTCAACAGGCAACAGGACTGGACGAAGACGCGCTGGCTTTCGCACTGCTGCCGCTGGCCGCCGCCTGCGCACGCGCTGACCTCTCCCACTTCAATGTAGGGGCGATTGCACGCGGTGTAAGCGGAACCTGGTACTTTGGCGGTAACATGGAGTTCCTGGGTGCGACGATGCAGCAAACTGTCCACGCGGAACAAAGCGCCATCAGCCACGCCTGGCTGCGCGGCGAAAAAGCGCTAAGCGCCATTACCGTTAACTACACCCCTTGTGGCCACTGTCGTCAGTTTATGAACGAGCTGAACAGCGGACTGCAATTGCGCATCAACCTGCCAGGTCGTGCACCACACACGCTGGGTGATTACCTGCCTGACGCTTTCGGCCCGAAAGATCTGGATATCAAAACGCTGCTGATGGATGAGCAGGATCACGGCTTCGCCCTGTCCGGCGATGACCTGAGCCAGGCCGCTATCACCGCCGCCAACAAGAGCCACACCCCGTACAGCAAATCACCTAGTGGCGTAGCGCTACAGTGCCGTGATGGCCGTATCTTCAGCGGCAGCTATGCGGAAAATGCCGCATTTAACCCAACGCTGCCACCGCTGCAGGGCGCACTGAATCTGCTGAACCTGAACGGTTATGACTACCCGGATATTCAGCGCGCTATTCTGGCAGAAATTGCCGATGCACCGCTGATTCAGTGGGATGCTACCGCCGCCACGCTGAAAGCGCTGGGCTGTTCATCGATTGAACGCGTGCTGCTTGCGTAA
- a CDS encoding vancomycin high temperature exclusion protein: MLKRVFYSLSVLLGILLLTVLGLDRWISWKTAPYIFDDLQDLPYRQVGVVLGTAKYYRTGVINQYYRYRIQGALNAYNSGKVNYLLLSGDNALQSYNEPVTMRKDLIAAGVDPADIVLDYAGFRTLDSIVRTRKVFDTNDFIIITQRFHCERALFIALHMGIQAQCYAVPSPKDMLSVRVREFGARFGALADLYIFKREPRFLDPLVPIPAMHEVPEDAQGYPAVTPEQLLDMQKKEKK; encoded by the coding sequence ATGTTAAAGCGCGTTTTTTACAGCCTGTCTGTCCTGCTCGGCATACTGCTGTTGACTGTGCTTGGCCTCGACCGCTGGATAAGCTGGAAAACAGCGCCCTACATCTTTGATGACCTGCAGGATCTCCCCTATCGTCAGGTTGGTGTGGTACTCGGTACCGCCAAATATTACCGTACCGGCGTCATCAATCAGTATTACCGTTATCGTATTCAGGGGGCGCTAAACGCCTATAATAGCGGCAAGGTGAATTACCTGCTGTTGAGCGGCGATAACGCGCTGCAAAGCTATAACGAACCGGTGACGATGCGTAAGGATTTGATTGCCGCAGGGGTCGACCCGGCCGATATCGTGCTCGACTACGCCGGATTCCGCACCCTGGACTCCATCGTGCGTACCCGTAAAGTGTTCGACACCAACGATTTCATCATCATTACCCAGCGCTTCCACTGCGAACGGGCATTGTTTATTGCGTTGCATATGGGTATTCAGGCCCAGTGCTACGCGGTGCCATCGCCAAAAGACATGCTGAGCGTGCGCGTACGCGAGTTCGGTGCCCGTTTTGGTGCGCTGGCTGACCTGTACATCTTCAAACGAGAACCGCGCTTTTTAGACCCACTGGTGCCAATTCCGGCGATGCATGAAGTGCCAGAAGATGCGCAGGGTTACCCGGCAGTGACGCCTGAACAACTGCTGGATATGCAGAAAAAAGAGAAAAAATAG
- a CDS encoding gamma-glutamylputrescine synthetase: MNAFFLKNIRPYFNFPGLSLPTALNSGLYLDEKIAAMKQNLSAEVTDYLARYPQTKHIDVYLNDINGIMRGKRLSVESMLNLEKGCYFPLSVYSMDQKGKIAASLHDEPDRLCVPVPGSLCPSPQAPEHNAQILLTMNDSDGKSCPLEPRVILQNVLARFHQHGLFPVIAPEIEFYLTGSDSQDPQNQGCFHMDTSTAHAALFDELEQLAQHQHIPLTGIVAEAEPGQYELNLKHSHRVIEVCDNVLALRRLTRYVAEKHGLQASFMAKPFSLQSGSGLHFHFSLNNIHGENMFASPVDELNSMMRLCIAGQLALMPASVAILAPGVNAFRRLRKNLNEPLFNSWGYNTRSAALRIPCSDENNRRIEYRLAGADANPYLVVATILTGMLYGLENFDEDDLPEPQQDEPVLPLFQQQAIEVFSRNQYLTDSLGEAFSQQWVACKLSELDWFESIVTEQESALT; this comes from the coding sequence ATGAATGCTTTTTTCCTGAAAAATATCCGCCCGTATTTTAACTTCCCGGGATTATCGCTCCCGACCGCCCTCAATTCAGGCCTGTATCTCGATGAGAAAATTGCAGCCATGAAACAGAATTTGTCAGCGGAAGTGACGGATTATCTGGCACGTTATCCGCAGACTAAACACATTGACGTTTACCTGAACGACATCAATGGCATTATGCGTGGCAAACGGCTCTCAGTGGAAAGCATGCTGAATCTTGAGAAAGGCTGCTATTTTCCCCTTTCGGTCTACTCGATGGATCAAAAAGGAAAGATTGCCGCATCACTTCATGATGAGCCAGACCGGCTTTGCGTACCCGTTCCCGGTTCCCTGTGCCCTTCGCCCCAGGCTCCTGAGCATAACGCGCAGATCCTGTTGACCATGAATGACAGCGATGGAAAATCCTGTCCGCTTGAGCCACGCGTGATATTGCAAAACGTCCTTGCTCGCTTCCACCAGCATGGGCTTTTCCCGGTGATTGCACCAGAGATTGAGTTCTATCTGACGGGGTCAGATTCTCAGGATCCGCAGAATCAGGGTTGCTTTCATATGGATACGTCAACGGCGCACGCGGCATTGTTTGACGAACTGGAGCAGCTGGCGCAACACCAGCACATTCCACTGACCGGGATCGTGGCAGAAGCCGAACCCGGTCAGTACGAGTTGAACCTGAAGCACAGCCATCGGGTTATTGAGGTATGCGATAACGTACTGGCTCTGCGGCGCTTAACCCGATACGTTGCAGAGAAACACGGGCTCCAGGCCAGCTTTATGGCCAAACCCTTCAGCCTTCAGTCCGGCAGCGGTCTGCATTTCCATTTCAGCCTGAATAATATTCACGGCGAAAACATGTTCGCCTCACCGGTGGATGAGCTCAATAGCATGATGCGCCTGTGTATCGCGGGCCAGCTGGCACTGATGCCCGCGTCCGTCGCCATTCTGGCGCCGGGTGTTAACGCTTTCCGCCGCCTGCGTAAAAACCTCAATGAGCCACTATTTAACTCCTGGGGCTATAACACCCGCTCCGCCGCGCTGCGTATTCCCTGCTCGGATGAGAACAACCGTCGTATTGAGTATCGTCTGGCGGGTGCGGATGCCAACCCGTATCTGGTGGTCGCCACAATCCTCACGGGCATGTTGTATGGTCTGGAAAATTTCGATGAGGATGATTTACCTGAACCGCAACAGGATGAACCTGTATTGCCGCTGTTCCAGCAGCAGGCCATTGAGGTATTTTCCCGCAACCAATATCTCACCGACAGCCTTGGCGAAGCCTTTTCCCAACAGTGGGTTGCCTGCAAGCTCTCAGAGCTGGACTGGTTTGAAAGTATCGTCACCGAACAAGAATCCGCGCTGACGTGA
- the mglC gene encoding galactoside ABC transporter permease MglC: MSALNKKSFLTYLKEGGIYVVLLVLLAIIIFQDPTFLSLLNLSNILTQSSVRIIIALGVAGLIVTQGTDLSAGRQVGLAAVIAATMLQSMENANKVFPEMATMPIFVVILIVCVIGAVIGLINGIIIAYLNVTPFITTLGTMIIVYGINSLYYDFVGASPISGFDSGFSTFTQGFIALGSFRLSYITFYALIAVSFVWILWNKTRFGKNIFAIGGNPEAAKVSGVNVALNLLMIYALSGVFYAFGGMLEAGRIGSATNNLGFMYELDAIAACVVGGVSFSGGVGTVLGVVTGVIIFTVINYGLTYIGVNPYWQYIIKGAIIIFAVALDSLKYARKK, from the coding sequence ATGAGTGCGTTAAATAAAAAAAGTTTTCTCACTTATCTGAAAGAAGGCGGTATTTACGTTGTTCTTTTAGTGTTACTGGCCATCATTATTTTCCAGGATCCTACGTTCTTAAGTCTGCTGAACCTGAGTAACATTCTGACCCAATCTTCCGTGCGTATTATCATCGCACTGGGCGTAGCGGGTCTTATCGTCACCCAGGGTACTGACCTTTCGGCGGGGCGTCAGGTGGGGCTGGCGGCGGTTATCGCGGCAACGATGTTGCAGTCGATGGAAAATGCCAACAAAGTGTTCCCGGAAATGGCGACCATGCCGATTTTCGTGGTGATCCTGATTGTCTGCGTCATCGGTGCGGTAATTGGTCTGATTAACGGCATCATCATTGCTTACCTGAACGTGACGCCATTTATCACCACGTTGGGTACGATGATCATCGTTTACGGTATCAACTCCCTGTACTACGACTTCGTCGGTGCGTCCCCAATCTCGGGGTTTGACAGTGGCTTCTCGACCTTCACGCAAGGGTTTATCGCGCTGGGCAGTTTCCGCCTGTCGTACATCACCTTCTATGCGTTGATTGCAGTGTCCTTCGTCTGGATCCTGTGGAACAAAACTCGCTTCGGTAAAAATATCTTCGCTATCGGTGGTAACCCGGAAGCGGCAAAAGTGTCTGGCGTTAACGTTGCGCTGAACCTGCTGATGATTTATGCCCTGTCCGGCGTGTTCTATGCCTTCGGTGGGATGCTGGAAGCCGGTCGTATCGGTTCTGCAACCAACAACCTTGGTTTTATGTACGAACTGGATGCGATTGCTGCGTGTGTGGTAGGTGGTGTTTCCTTCAGCGGCGGTGTTGGTACCGTGCTTGGCGTGGTAACCGGTGTCATCATCTTCACCGTTATCAACTACGGTCTGACCTACATCGGTGTGAACCCGTACTGGCAGTACATCATCAAAGGCGCAATCATCATCTTCGCGGTTGCCCTGGATTCACTGAAATACGCGCGTAAGAAATAA
- the mglA gene encoding galactose/methyl galactoside import ATP-binding protein MglA produces MVSTTTQSSGEYLLEMTGVNKSFPGVKALDNVNLKVRPHSIHALMGENGAGKSTLLKCLFGIYQKDSGSILFQGKEIDFHSAKEALENGISMVHQELNLVLQRSVMDNMWLGRYPTKGVFVDQDKMYRDTKAIFDELDIDIDPRARVGTLSVSQMQMIEIAKAFSYDAKIVIMDEPTSSLTEKEVNHLFTIIRKLKERGCGIVYISHKMEEIFQLCDEITILRDGQWIATQPLEGLDMDKIIAMMVGRSLNQRFPDRENKPGEVILEVRNLTSLRQPSIRDVSFDLHKGEILGIAGLVGAKRTDIVETLFGIREKAEGTITLHGKKINNHNANEAINHGFALVTEERRSTGIYAYLDINFNSLISNIRNYKNKIGLLDNSRMKSDTQWVIDSMRVKTPGHRTQIGSLSGGNQQKVIIGRWLLTQPEILMLDEPTRGIDVGAKFEIYQLIAELAKKNKGIIIISSEMPELLGITDRILVMSNGLVAGIVDTKTTTQNEILRLASLHL; encoded by the coding sequence ATGGTCAGCACAACTACTCAGTCGTCCGGTGAATACTTGTTGGAAATGACCGGTGTCAACAAGTCTTTTCCCGGTGTTAAGGCACTCGATAATGTTAATTTAAAAGTCCGTCCCCACTCTATTCATGCATTAATGGGTGAAAACGGTGCGGGTAAATCAACATTATTAAAATGTCTTTTTGGGATCTATCAAAAAGATTCTGGCAGCATTCTTTTTCAGGGGAAAGAGATCGATTTCCATTCAGCTAAAGAAGCACTGGAAAACGGTATCTCAATGGTTCACCAGGAATTGAACCTGGTACTGCAACGCTCGGTTATGGATAATATGTGGCTGGGGCGTTACCCAACCAAAGGTGTCTTTGTCGATCAAGATAAAATGTATCGTGACACCAAAGCAATTTTCGATGAACTGGATATTGATATCGATCCACGCGCTCGCGTCGGGACATTATCAGTTTCCCAGATGCAGATGATCGAAATTGCGAAAGCGTTCTCCTATGATGCGAAAATTGTCATCATGGACGAACCGACATCGTCATTAACGGAAAAAGAGGTTAACCACCTTTTTACCATTATTCGCAAACTGAAAGAACGCGGCTGCGGCATTGTATATATCTCCCATAAGATGGAAGAGATCTTCCAGCTGTGTGATGAAATTACCATCCTGCGTGACGGTCAGTGGATTGCCACTCAGCCTCTGGAAGGGCTGGACATGGACAAGATCATTGCCATGATGGTTGGCCGTTCGCTGAATCAGCGTTTCCCGGATCGTGAAAACAAACCGGGTGAGGTGATCCTTGAGGTGCGTAACCTGACCTCGCTGCGTCAGCCATCGATTCGCGACGTCTCCTTCGACTTGCACAAAGGCGAAATTCTGGGGATTGCGGGGCTGGTGGGTGCCAAACGTACCGATATCGTGGAAACCCTGTTTGGTATTCGTGAAAAAGCCGAGGGGACCATTACACTGCACGGTAAGAAAATTAATAACCACAATGCCAACGAAGCCATTAACCACGGTTTTGCGCTGGTGACGGAAGAGCGACGCTCTACCGGTATTTATGCCTATCTCGATATTAACTTTAACTCGTTAATTTCGAATATTCGTAACTACAAAAACAAAATCGGCCTGCTGGATAATTCTCGTATGAAAAGCGATACCCAATGGGTGATCGACTCCATGCGCGTGAAAACGCCTGGCCACCGTACACAAATTGGTTCGCTCTCGGGGGGAAACCAGCAAAAAGTCATTATCGGTCGCTGGTTATTAACTCAGCCTGAAATTCTGATGCTGGATGAACCAACCCGTGGTATTGATGTGGGTGCAAAATTTGAAATTTATCAGCTGATTGCTGAGCTGGCGAAAAAGAATAAAGGGATCATTATTATTTCTTCCGAAATGCCGGAATTGTTAGGGATCACAGATCGTATTCTGGTTATGAGCAATGGTCTCGTTGCCGGTATTGTTGACACCAAAACGACAACGCAAAACGAAATTCTGCGTCTTGCGTCTTTGCACCTTTAA
- a CDS encoding hypothetical protein (possible pseudo, frameshifted) gives MWDTAQAKDKMDAWLSGPNANKIEVVIANNDAMAMGAVEALKAHNKSSIPVFGVDALPEALALVKSGAMAGTVLNDANNQAKATFDLAKNLADGKGAADGTNWKIDNKIVRVPYVGVDQSNLAEFIGK, from the coding sequence ATGTGGGATACCGCTCAGGCGAAAGATAAGATGGACGCATGGCTGTCTGGCCCGAACGCTAACAAAATCGAAGTGGTTATCGCCAACAACGATGCGATGGCAATGGGTGCAGTAGAAGCGCTGAAAGCACACAACAAATCTTCCATTCCTGTGTTCGGTGTGGATGCTCTGCCAGAAGCGCTGGCTCTGGTTAAGTCTGGCGCAATGGCCGGTACCGTGCTGAACGATGCCAACAACCAGGCGAAAGCGACCTTCGATCTGGCGAAAAACCTGGCCGACGGTAAAGGTGCAGCTGATGGCACCAACTGGAAAATCGACAACAAAATCGTTCGCGTACCTTACGTGGGCGTAGACCAGTCCAACCTGGCTGAGTTCATCGGCAAATAA
- a CDS encoding hypothetical protein (possible pseudo, frameshifted) — protein sequence MNKKVLTLSAVMASMLFGAAAHAADTRIGVTIYKYDDNFMSVVRKAIEKDAKAAPDVQLLMNDSQNDQSKQNDQIDVLLAKGVKALAINLVDPAAAGTVIEKARGQNVPIVFFNKEPSRKALDSYDKAYYVGTDSKESGIIQGDLIAKHWAANPNWDLNKDGQVQFVLLKGEPGPPGC from the coding sequence ATGAATAAGAAGGTGTTGACTCTGTCTGCTGTTATGGCAAGTATGCTTTTTGGTGCAGCAGCGCACGCTGCGGATACCCGTATTGGCGTGACTATCTATAAATACGACGACAACTTCATGTCTGTTGTGCGTAAAGCTATCGAGAAAGACGCTAAAGCAGCGCCAGACGTTCAGCTGCTGATGAATGACTCCCAGAACGACCAGTCCAAACAGAACGACCAGATTGACGTTCTGCTGGCAAAAGGCGTGAAAGCGCTGGCCATCAACCTGGTTGACCCGGCTGCAGCAGGCACAGTTATTGAGAAAGCGCGTGGCCAGAACGTGCCAATCGTCTTCTTCAACAAAGAACCTTCTCGTAAAGCGCTGGATAGCTACGACAAAGCGTACTATGTGGGTACCGACTCCAAAGAGTCCGGTATTATCCAGGGCGATCTGATTGCTAAACACTGGGCGGCTAACCCGAACTGGGACCTGAACAAAGATGGTCAGGTTCAGTTCGTTCTGCTGAAAGGCGAACCAGGCCCACCCGGATGCTGA